One window of the Archangium primigenium genome contains the following:
- a CDS encoding aldo/keto reductase: MNYRMLGRTGLYVSELCFGAMTFGGEGMFKVVGNQGQAEADALVGRCLDAGINFFDTANVYSNGQSEQMLGKALGERRKDIVLATKVRGRMGPGVNEVGLSRGHILDSVHASLKRLGTDYIDLYQIHGFDPVTPLDETLRALDDLVRQGKVRYLGASNLAAWQLMKALGISEHRGLSRFESLQAYYSIAGRDLERELVPLMKDQQVGLMVWSPLAGGFLSGKFRRDTQGPEGARRTSFDFPPVDRERAWPIIDVMDGIARAHATSVARVALAWLLHQAHVTTIIIGARTAEQLEDNLQAPSLKLTAEQLAALDKASELSPEYPGWMVTRQSQNRAPESK; the protein is encoded by the coding sequence ATGAACTACCGGATGCTGGGCCGCACGGGCCTGTATGTCTCGGAGCTGTGTTTTGGCGCGATGACGTTTGGCGGGGAGGGAATGTTCAAGGTGGTGGGCAACCAGGGGCAGGCCGAGGCCGATGCCCTGGTGGGCCGCTGCCTGGACGCGGGCATCAACTTCTTCGACACCGCGAACGTGTACTCCAATGGCCAGTCCGAGCAGATGCTCGGCAAGGCGCTGGGCGAGCGGCGCAAGGACATCGTCCTGGCGACCAAGGTGCGCGGGCGCATGGGACCGGGGGTCAATGAGGTGGGCCTGTCGCGGGGACACATCCTGGACTCGGTGCACGCGAGCTTGAAGCGGCTGGGCACCGACTACATCGACCTGTATCAAATCCACGGCTTCGATCCCGTCACGCCCCTGGACGAGACGCTGCGCGCGCTCGATGACCTCGTCCGCCAGGGCAAGGTGCGCTACCTGGGCGCGTCCAACCTCGCCGCCTGGCAGTTGATGAAGGCGCTCGGCATCAGCGAGCACCGGGGCCTCTCGCGCTTCGAGTCGCTGCAGGCCTACTACAGCATCGCGGGCCGGGACCTGGAGCGGGAACTGGTGCCCCTGATGAAGGACCAGCAGGTGGGCCTGATGGTGTGGAGTCCGCTCGCCGGCGGCTTCCTGAGCGGCAAGTTCCGCCGGGACACGCAGGGGCCGGAAGGCGCGCGCCGCACGTCGTTCGACTTCCCGCCGGTGGACCGCGAGCGGGCCTGGCCCATCATCGACGTGATGGATGGCATCGCCCGGGCCCACGCCACCTCGGTGGCGCGGGTGGCGCTGGCGTGGCTGCTGCACCAAGCGCACGTGACGACGATCATCATCGGCGCGCGGACGGCCGAGCAGCTCGAGGACAACCTCCAGGCGCCCTCCCTGAAGCTCACCGCCGAGCAGCTCGCCGCGCTGGACAAGGCCTCCGAGCTGTCGCCGGAGTACCCGGGTTGGATGGTGACCCGGCAGAGCCAGAACCGGGCCCCCGAGTCGAAGTAG
- a CDS encoding zinc-dependent alcohol dehydrogenase, with protein sequence MRALCWNGVNDLRVETVPDPVILHPQDVILRVTMSSVCGSDLHVIDGYVPTMKQGDILGHEFMGEVVETGAEVHRVKKGDRVVVPSFIGCGGCWYCEHDLWSLCDHTNPKPEVQREAFGYASAGIYGYTHAFGGYPGAHAQYVRVPYANHGCFRVPEGLRDEQVLFLSDAAPTAYMGAEFCNLHAGDVVAVWGAGAVGLLAMQSARLMGAERIIAIDRFPERLRLAREKAGAETLDYTQTDDVLEALRELTRGRGPDSCIDAVGMEAHGTGLEGLYDRAKQALHLHSDRGQALRQAIRACRKGGTLSILGVYGVMDAFPIGAIVTKGLTVRSALQHGQAYVPRLLEHVRRGELDASYLATHRMSLEEAPRGYELFKKKEEGCIRAVFTP encoded by the coding sequence ATGCGCGCGCTGTGCTGGAATGGTGTCAACGATCTCCGGGTCGAGACCGTGCCGGACCCCGTCATCCTCCACCCCCAGGACGTCATCCTCCGGGTGACGATGTCCTCGGTGTGCGGCTCGGATCTGCACGTCATCGACGGGTACGTGCCGACGATGAAGCAGGGGGACATCCTCGGCCACGAGTTCATGGGGGAGGTCGTCGAGACCGGCGCCGAGGTGCACCGGGTGAAGAAGGGCGACCGGGTGGTGGTGCCGTCCTTCATCGGCTGCGGCGGGTGCTGGTACTGCGAGCACGACCTCTGGTCCCTGTGCGACCACACCAACCCGAAGCCCGAGGTGCAGCGCGAGGCGTTCGGATACGCCTCGGCGGGCATCTACGGCTACACCCATGCCTTCGGGGGCTACCCGGGCGCCCATGCGCAGTACGTGCGCGTGCCCTACGCCAACCACGGCTGCTTCCGCGTCCCCGAGGGGCTGCGCGACGAGCAGGTGCTCTTCCTGTCCGACGCCGCGCCCACGGCCTACATGGGCGCCGAGTTCTGCAACCTCCACGCGGGTGACGTGGTCGCGGTCTGGGGCGCGGGCGCCGTGGGGCTCCTGGCCATGCAGAGCGCGCGGCTGATGGGCGCCGAGCGCATCATCGCCATCGACCGCTTTCCCGAGCGACTGCGGCTGGCCCGGGAGAAGGCGGGCGCGGAGACCCTGGACTACACCCAGACCGACGACGTCCTGGAAGCCCTGCGCGAGCTGACGCGCGGACGCGGCCCCGACTCGTGCATCGACGCGGTGGGAATGGAGGCGCACGGCACCGGGCTCGAGGGGCTGTATGACCGGGCGAAGCAGGCGCTGCACCTGCACTCCGACCGCGGCCAGGCCCTGCGCCAGGCCATCCGCGCGTGCCGCAAGGGCGGCACCCTGTCCATCCTCGGCGTCTACGGGGTGATGGACGCGTTCCCCATCGGCGCCATCGTGACCAAGGGCCTCACGGTGCGCAGCGCCCTGCAGCATGGGCAGGCCTATGTGCCACGCCTGCTCGAGCACGTGCGGCGCGGGGAGCTGGATGCCTCCTACCTCGCCACGCACCGGATGTCGCTCGAGGAGGCCCCCCGCGGCTACGAGCTCTTCAAGAAGAAGGAGGAGGGCTGCATCCGCGCGGTGTTCACGCCCTGA
- a CDS encoding bifunctional methionine sulfoxide reductase B/A protein, producing the protein MPSSLPAVLRAPAGGVSWLWPLALALLVVSSACSDARGAPPAARAEAAAALPRAVEGERYTKPSDEALRRALSPQAYQVTQHEGTEPAFRNAFWNHHEEGLYVDVVSGEPLFSSRDKFDSGTGWPSFTKPVDARRVVEKRDVSLGMARVEVRSKDGDSHLGHVFEDGPEPTGLRYCINSASLRFVPVDALAAQGYGALLPAFGRAAPAPEAKAPPAANIKDALTETAYLAGGCFWGMEDLLRKIPGVVETEVGYTGGTQAFAHPTYEDVHTGKTGHAEAVRVVFNPKVLTYESLLEKWFFRMHDPTTLNRQGNDVGTQYRSAIFYLSDAQRRAAEAVKARVDASGKWKRPVVTTITPAGPFTPAEGYHQDYLVRNPDGYTCHYLRD; encoded by the coding sequence ATGCCGTCCTCCCTCCCCGCTGTTCTCCGCGCCCCCGCCGGGGGCGTGTCCTGGCTGTGGCCCCTGGCCCTGGCCCTGCTCGTGGTGTCGAGCGCCTGCAGCGATGCGCGGGGCGCTCCGCCCGCCGCGCGGGCCGAGGCGGCCGCCGCCCTGCCCCGGGCGGTCGAGGGCGAGCGGTACACGAAGCCCTCGGACGAGGCGCTGCGCCGCGCCCTGTCGCCCCAGGCCTACCAGGTGACGCAGCACGAAGGCACCGAGCCCGCCTTCCGCAACGCCTTCTGGAACCACCACGAGGAGGGCCTCTACGTGGACGTGGTCAGCGGCGAGCCGCTCTTCTCCTCGCGGGACAAGTTCGACTCCGGCACGGGCTGGCCGAGCTTCACCAAGCCGGTGGACGCCCGCCGGGTGGTGGAGAAGCGGGACGTGAGCCTGGGCATGGCGCGCGTGGAGGTCCGCTCGAAGGACGGCGACTCGCACCTGGGCCATGTCTTCGAGGACGGGCCCGAGCCCACGGGGCTGCGCTATTGCATCAACTCGGCGTCCCTGCGCTTCGTGCCCGTGGACGCGCTGGCCGCGCAGGGCTACGGCGCCCTCCTGCCCGCGTTCGGCCGCGCGGCCCCGGCGCCCGAGGCCAAGGCCCCTCCCGCCGCCAACATCAAGGACGCCCTGACGGAGACGGCGTACCTGGCCGGCGGGTGCTTCTGGGGCATGGAGGACCTGCTGCGCAAGATTCCCGGCGTGGTGGAGACGGAGGTGGGCTACACGGGCGGCACCCAGGCCTTCGCGCACCCCACCTACGAGGACGTGCACACGGGGAAGACGGGACACGCGGAGGCGGTGCGGGTCGTCTTCAATCCCAAGGTGCTGACGTACGAGTCGCTGCTGGAGAAGTGGTTCTTCCGCATGCACGACCCCACGACGCTCAACCGCCAGGGCAATGACGTGGGCACGCAGTACCGCTCGGCCATCTTCTACCTGTCGGACGCGCAGCGCCGGGCGGCCGAGGCGGTGAAGGCCCGGGTGGACGCGTCGGGCAAGTGGAAGCGTCCCGTCGTCACGACCATCACCCCCGCGGGCCCGTTCACCCCGGCCGAGGGCTACCACCAGGACTACCTGGTGCGGAACCCGGACGGCTACACCTGCCACTACCTGCGCGACTGA
- a CDS encoding sensor histidine kinase, producing MSALATHPHEDLLRRAPCGLFAFSAEGTLVAVNDTLLEMLDQAREDVLGQPVSTLLTLASRMFYETHVFPLLQMHGRVEELSLSLRARSGESVPVLLNAVRREAGADIVHHCAVMSVRERGRYEDELLKARHEAQEALRSNEALTQARRELEAHARELDQKLSLLELRNQELTRVSTVLSQDLRDPVRQLSTFACLFTREDRLGLSLTGQRSLERIKTVSARLEQLVVGLHQFMALDSLEEPLEEVELLETVGDARQWVAEMGAGRVTALRCEALPIVQGRRRQLMMLFYHLLDNAVKFHKPGEAPRIDIRCQLLQQNSFRSIKDRYHYTDFARITVTDQGLGIDRQYLGYVFEVLRKLDADSPGLGVGLAICRKVVENHQGSISVESEPGEGTRFTLLLPLRQRVASRGEVSQDDPAPACPPAEEPTVAKG from the coding sequence ATGAGCGCCCTGGCCACCCATCCCCACGAGGACCTGCTGCGACGGGCACCGTGTGGCCTCTTCGCGTTCAGCGCGGAGGGCACCCTGGTCGCCGTCAACGACACGCTGCTGGAGATGCTGGACCAGGCCCGGGAGGACGTGCTCGGCCAGCCGGTGAGCACGCTGCTGACGCTCGCCAGCCGCATGTTCTACGAGACCCACGTCTTCCCGCTGCTCCAGATGCACGGCCGGGTGGAGGAACTCTCGCTGTCGCTGCGCGCCCGGAGCGGCGAGTCCGTGCCCGTGCTGCTCAACGCCGTGCGGCGGGAGGCGGGCGCGGACATCGTGCACCACTGCGCCGTCATGTCGGTGCGCGAGCGCGGAAGGTACGAGGACGAGCTGCTCAAGGCCCGGCACGAGGCGCAAGAGGCGCTGCGGAGCAACGAGGCGCTCACCCAGGCCCGGCGGGAGCTGGAGGCCCACGCGCGGGAGCTGGACCAGAAGCTCAGCCTGCTGGAGCTGCGCAACCAGGAGCTCACGCGCGTGAGCACCGTGCTGTCCCAGGACCTGCGCGATCCGGTCCGGCAGCTGTCCACGTTCGCCTGCCTCTTCACCCGCGAGGATCGGCTGGGCCTGTCCCTCACGGGTCAGCGCTCGCTCGAGCGCATCAAGACCGTCAGCGCCCGGCTGGAGCAGCTGGTCGTGGGACTGCACCAGTTCATGGCCCTGGACTCGTTGGAGGAGCCCCTGGAGGAGGTGGAGCTGCTCGAGACCGTGGGAGACGCCCGGCAGTGGGTGGCCGAGATGGGCGCGGGCCGCGTGACGGCGCTGCGGTGTGAGGCGCTCCCCATCGTCCAGGGCCGTCGCCGCCAGTTGATGATGCTCTTCTACCACCTGCTCGACAACGCGGTGAAGTTCCACAAGCCCGGCGAGGCGCCGCGCATCGACATCCGTTGCCAGCTCCTCCAGCAGAACAGCTTCCGCTCCATCAAGGATCGCTACCACTACACGGACTTCGCGCGGATCACCGTCACGGACCAGGGCCTGGGCATCGACCGCCAGTATCTCGGCTACGTGTTCGAGGTCCTGCGCAAGCTGGACGCGGACTCGCCGGGCCTGGGCGTGGGCCTGGCCATCTGCCGCAAGGTGGTGGAGAACCACCAGGGCTCCATCTCGGTCGAGTCGGAGCCGGGCGAGGGCACCCGCTTCACCCTGCTCCTGCCCCTGCGGCAGCGGGTGGCTTCCCGGGGCGAGGTCTCCCAGGACGACCCGGCCCCCGCCTGTCCGCCCGCCGAGGAGCCCACTGTGGCGAAAGGCTGA
- a CDS encoding alpha/beta fold hydrolase has protein sequence MDSTILVRNNVTLRGRGTRPMLFAHGFGCDQNMWRLLTPAFEADYRVVLFDYVGSGRSDLRAYNPERYASLQGYAQDILDICGALSLRDVVLVGHSVSAMIGLLAAIQAPSLFHRLILVSPSPRYLNDGPQYPGGFDRRDLEELLATMDRNYIGWANVLAPLVMRNPERPELTQELSESFCSTDPVIARRFAEVTFFSDNRRDLASVTVPSLILQCSEDLLAPVAVGEYTHRHLRGSTLEVMRAKGHCPHMSEPEETRALIQRYLCAT, from the coding sequence ATGGACTCGACCATCCTCGTCAGGAACAACGTCACGCTGCGCGGTCGCGGAACCCGACCCATGCTGTTCGCGCATGGCTTCGGGTGTGACCAGAACATGTGGCGCTTGCTGACCCCCGCCTTCGAGGCGGACTACCGGGTCGTCCTGTTCGACTATGTCGGCTCGGGCCGCTCGGACCTGCGCGCCTACAACCCGGAGCGCTACGCCAGCCTCCAGGGCTATGCCCAGGACATCCTCGACATCTGCGGCGCGCTCTCGCTCCGGGACGTCGTGCTCGTGGGGCACTCGGTCAGCGCGATGATCGGGCTGCTGGCCGCCATCCAGGCGCCCTCTCTCTTCCACCGCCTCATCCTGGTGAGCCCCTCGCCCCGCTACCTCAACGACGGGCCCCAGTACCCGGGCGGCTTCGACCGGAGGGATCTCGAGGAACTCCTGGCGACGATGGACCGCAACTACATCGGCTGGGCGAACGTGCTCGCGCCCCTCGTCATGCGCAACCCCGAGCGGCCGGAGCTCACCCAGGAGCTCTCCGAGAGCTTCTGCTCCACGGATCCCGTCATCGCCCGGCGCTTCGCGGAGGTGACGTTCTTCTCGGACAACCGCCGGGATCTGGCCAGCGTGACGGTGCCCTCGCTCATCCTGCAGTGCTCGGAGGATCTGCTCGCGCCCGTGGCGGTGGGCGAGTACACCCATCGCCACCTGCGGGGCAGCACGTTGGAGGTGATGCGCGCCAAGGGCCACTGTCCGCACATGAGCGAGCCCGAGGAGACACGCGCGCTCATCCAGCGCTACCTGTGTGCCACATGA
- a CDS encoding HD domain-containing protein: MHTKAAPSRALLQGRGVSPLIEAYLELHHLKHLFRQGWLRVGIPRETCESVAEHSYFVAMLCLFLADGHFPEADATKLVRMALLHDVGEARAGDITPHDGVSREDKLRREREAVEHLFAPLPRGADYLALWEEYERGTSLEARLVRQVDRLEMGLQATVYEHQGAGDLSQFFASVRRALEAPELQALLAELETLRPRD; encoded by the coding sequence ATGCACACCAAGGCCGCCCCCTCCCGCGCGCTCCTCCAGGGCCGCGGCGTCTCGCCCCTGATCGAGGCCTACCTCGAGCTGCACCACCTCAAGCACCTCTTCCGCCAGGGCTGGCTGCGCGTGGGCATCCCGCGCGAGACCTGCGAGAGCGTGGCCGAGCACTCCTACTTCGTGGCGATGCTGTGCCTGTTCCTCGCCGACGGGCATTTCCCCGAGGCGGACGCCACCAAGCTCGTGCGCATGGCGCTCCTGCACGACGTGGGCGAGGCGCGCGCCGGGGACATCACGCCGCATGACGGCGTGAGCCGCGAGGACAAGCTGCGGCGCGAGCGCGAGGCGGTGGAGCACCTCTTCGCCCCGCTGCCGCGCGGGGCCGACTACCTGGCGCTGTGGGAGGAGTACGAGCGGGGCACCTCGCTGGAGGCGCGGCTCGTGCGGCAGGTGGACAGGCTGGAGATGGGCCTGCAGGCCACCGTCTACGAGCACCAGGGCGCGGGGGACCTCTCCCAGTTCTTCGCCTCGGTGCGCCGGGCCCTGGAGGCGCCCGAGCTCCAGGCCTTGCTCGCCGAGTTGGAGACGCTGCGCCCCCGGGATTGA
- a CDS encoding OPT/YSL family transporter, with the protein MSTPSALTPRALGLGGVLGALMCLSNLYVGLKTGLGFPAALIACVVGVGTWRALLRLAPSVFGPTLSLSETSIMQSVASSAGYSTGGTIINASVGYLLLAGHHPPFWALLLWTLFSSALGVFIALPLQRPFLHQEPLPFPSGLAAASLARSFHAGDAAGQRSARALGWGATGAGLLALLRDGLAWLPATLALPGAVLGVPLASLTFALDLTLLPLGTGAIVGLRIATSLLLGAGLCFGVLAPVLHTQGLLPTLGYTGILEWSLWPGAALATSASLTQLALQPGLVRRALAALRPAPEAREPTEPHDVPRGVFLAGVGLLAVAVAAVGRAAFDVPFALGLLGVALSFALAAVACRATGETDVTPYGTLGHVAQLVFGGLLPGQALPNTMAASLTGNIASASADLLTDVKAGTLLGVRPRHTFLAQLGGSVLGSLLIVPVFYLLVPDGSALSEERFPAPSGYFVAAMARALASGLGHLDAAARGGVLGGVVLGVGLVLLERWSPARLQRWLPSPIGLGLAFVLPASFSVSLFLGALAAALLARARPATAESLTVPLASGLIAGESLVGLAAVLLTSA; encoded by the coding sequence ATGTCCACCCCCTCGGCCCTCACCCCCCGCGCATTGGGACTGGGCGGCGTGCTCGGCGCGCTCATGTGTCTGTCCAACCTGTACGTGGGGTTGAAGACGGGCCTGGGCTTTCCCGCCGCCCTCATCGCCTGTGTCGTGGGCGTGGGCACGTGGCGGGCGCTCCTGCGGCTGGCGCCCTCGGTCTTCGGGCCCACGCTCAGCCTGTCCGAGACGAGCATCATGCAGTCCGTGGCCTCTTCCGCCGGCTACTCCACGGGCGGGACGATCATCAACGCGAGCGTGGGCTACCTGCTGCTCGCCGGCCACCACCCGCCCTTCTGGGCCCTGCTGCTCTGGACGCTCTTCAGCTCGGCGCTCGGCGTCTTCATCGCCCTGCCCCTCCAGCGTCCCTTCCTCCATCAGGAGCCCCTGCCCTTTCCCTCGGGCCTCGCCGCGGCGTCGCTCGCGCGCTCCTTCCACGCGGGGGACGCCGCGGGCCAGCGGAGCGCCCGGGCCCTGGGCTGGGGCGCCACGGGCGCGGGGCTGCTCGCGCTCCTGCGCGATGGCCTCGCCTGGCTGCCGGCCACCCTCGCCCTGCCCGGCGCCGTGCTCGGCGTGCCGCTCGCCTCGCTCACCTTCGCCCTGGACCTGACCCTGCTGCCCCTGGGCACCGGCGCCATCGTGGGACTCCGCATCGCGACCTCCCTGCTGCTCGGCGCGGGCCTGTGCTTCGGCGTGCTCGCCCCCGTGCTCCACACCCAGGGCCTGCTGCCCACGCTGGGCTACACCGGCATCCTCGAGTGGAGCCTGTGGCCCGGCGCCGCCCTGGCCACGAGCGCCTCCCTCACCCAGCTCGCGCTCCAGCCGGGCCTCGTGCGCCGCGCCCTCGCCGCCCTGCGCCCGGCGCCCGAGGCCCGTGAGCCCACCGAGCCCCACGACGTCCCGCGCGGGGTGTTCCTCGCCGGGGTGGGGCTGCTCGCGGTCGCCGTCGCGGCGGTGGGCCGGGCCGCCTTCGACGTCCCCTTCGCGCTGGGCCTGTTGGGCGTGGCGCTGTCCTTCGCGCTGGCGGCGGTGGCGTGCCGGGCCACGGGCGAGACGGACGTGACGCCCTACGGCACCCTCGGCCACGTGGCGCAGCTCGTCTTTGGCGGACTGCTTCCCGGACAGGCGCTCCCCAACACCATGGCCGCGAGCCTCACGGGCAACATCGCCTCCGCCAGCGCGGACCTGCTCACCGACGTGAAGGCGGGCACGCTGCTCGGCGTGCGTCCCCGCCACACCTTCCTCGCCCAGCTCGGCGGCAGCGTGCTCGGCTCGCTCCTCATCGTCCCCGTCTTCTACCTGCTCGTGCCCGACGGCTCCGCCCTGAGCGAGGAGCGCTTTCCCGCCCCCAGCGGCTACTTCGTGGCCGCCATGGCGCGCGCCCTCGCCTCGGGCCTGGGCCACCTGGACGCGGCGGCGCGCGGCGGCGTGCTGGGCGGCGTCGTGCTCGGCGTGGGGCTCGTGCTGCTCGAGCGCTGGAGCCCCGCCCGCCTCCAGCGCTGGCTGCCCTCTCCTATCGGCCTCGGCCTCGCCTTCGTGCTGCCCGCGTCCTTCTCCGTGTCGCTGTTCCTCGGCGCGCTGGCCGCGGCGCTCCTGGCCCGCGCGAGGCCCGCGACCGCCGAGAGCCTCACCGTGCCCCTGGCCTCGGGGCTCATCGCCGGGGAGAGCCTGGTGGGGCTCGCCGCCGTGCTCCTCACCAGCGCGTGA
- a CDS encoding endonuclease V gives MERTPLHGWDVTPERAVALQRELRERVVLRVPEGWRVERVAGADISMSQGAPWASGGFVVLDAHTREPVARSSAVTRLGFPYVPGLLSFRELPVLEAAWDRLGTRPDLIIFDGQGTAHPRRLGIASHGGLLFGVPSIGCAKSLLVGRHGALGEERGAVADILHQGEVVGRAVRTRARVAPVYVSPGHLMDLDTAVDWVLRMTSRYREPETTRHAHRWVNEVRRAALADPALTRW, from the coding sequence ATGGAGCGCACGCCGCTGCATGGCTGGGACGTGACCCCCGAGCGCGCGGTGGCGCTGCAACGGGAATTGCGCGAGCGCGTGGTGCTGCGCGTGCCCGAGGGCTGGCGGGTGGAGCGGGTGGCGGGGGCGGACATTTCCATGAGCCAGGGCGCGCCCTGGGCCTCGGGGGGCTTCGTGGTGCTGGACGCGCACACGCGCGAGCCCGTGGCCCGCTCCAGCGCGGTGACGCGGCTGGGCTTTCCCTACGTGCCGGGGCTCTTGTCCTTCCGGGAGCTGCCGGTGCTGGAGGCGGCCTGGGACCGGCTCGGGACGCGGCCGGACCTCATCATCTTCGATGGGCAAGGCACGGCGCACCCCCGGCGCCTGGGCATCGCGAGCCATGGTGGGCTGCTCTTCGGGGTGCCGTCCATCGGCTGCGCCAAGTCCCTGCTGGTGGGCCGGCACGGCGCGCTGGGCGAGGAGCGGGGCGCGGTGGCGGACATCCTCCACCAGGGTGAGGTGGTGGGGCGGGCGGTGCGCACGCGGGCCCGGGTGGCCCCGGTGTACGTGTCGCCGGGGCACCTGATGGACCTGGACACGGCGGTGGACTGGGTGCTGCGCATGACGTCGCGCTACCGGGAGCCGGAGACGACGCGGCACGCGCACCGCTGGGTGAACGAGGTGCGTCGGGCGGCGCTGGCGGACCCGGCGCTCACGCGCTGGTGA
- a CDS encoding dienelactone hydrolase family protein, with translation MKTLTRVSRMMLAAASLFASAAGAQSATLVTFPGDPSDSTLEGGQLSGVLYKPAHYATSTSLRAVVLLHGCSGYWSNRTVGATNANGTPNLQNQVEKWGLTLASQGIVALAVDSYTRRKPSTAPSASWQDQCAGKTYAGRVDPYTTRVRDAERAHAWLAADSHIDATRIGILGWSQGAQAALVETAEQVSNTPFRTTVLFYPGCGAALGFGTPGASTWRPHHDLRFNIGDADGFHGDCAARATTALTTYGSTAGSGHELVFVSYADAGHGFDGESQAWNPSCTTPDECAMVSADVASLSFLLSRL, from the coding sequence ATGAAGACCCTGACACGTGTTTCCCGGATGATGCTCGCCGCCGCGTCCCTGTTCGCCTCGGCGGCGGGCGCCCAGTCCGCCACCCTCGTCACCTTCCCCGGTGACCCGTCCGACAGCACCCTGGAGGGCGGCCAGCTCTCGGGGGTGCTCTACAAGCCGGCCCACTACGCCACCTCCACGTCGCTCCGGGCCGTGGTGCTCCTGCACGGCTGCTCGGGCTACTGGTCCAACCGCACCGTGGGCGCCACCAACGCCAACGGCACGCCCAACCTGCAGAACCAGGTGGAGAAGTGGGGCCTGACGCTCGCCTCGCAGGGCATCGTCGCGCTGGCGGTCGACAGCTACACCCGGCGCAAGCCCTCCACGGCGCCCTCGGCCTCGTGGCAGGACCAGTGCGCGGGCAAGACCTACGCCGGCCGGGTCGACCCCTACACCACCCGGGTGCGCGACGCGGAGCGGGCCCACGCGTGGCTCGCGGCCGACAGCCACATCGACGCCACGCGCATCGGCATCCTGGGCTGGTCCCAGGGCGCCCAGGCCGCCCTGGTGGAGACGGCGGAGCAGGTGTCCAACACGCCCTTCCGCACGACGGTGCTGTTCTACCCCGGCTGTGGCGCGGCCCTGGGCTTCGGCACGCCGGGCGCGAGCACCTGGCGGCCCCACCATGACCTGCGCTTCAACATCGGCGACGCCGACGGCTTCCACGGCGACTGCGCGGCGCGCGCCACCACGGCCCTCACCACCTATGGCTCCACGGCGGGCAGCGGGCACGAGCTGGTGTTCGTCTCCTACGCGGACGCCGGCCACGGCTTCGACGGCGAGTCGCAGGCCTGGAATCCCTCCTGCACGACGCCGGACGAGTGCGCCATGGTGTCCGCGGACGTGGCCTCGCTGAGCTTCCTGTTGTCGCGGCTGTAG